One segment of Apus apus isolate bApuApu2 chromosome 1, bApuApu2.pri.cur, whole genome shotgun sequence DNA contains the following:
- the LOC127386159 gene encoding prolactin-like yields MTERSPPRPRTSPPVMTPHDREIPPRPRTSPPGIYRGRGGKAGAGRSQPLRHSPVGGSAAPWPAPGRRGQQVRAAGGAGRREEERDGTARATRPEPRAPRPAGLPAGAAAALALLWLLVCAPGDAGCRLLTVADLFDRVIRHSGRIHSLSSALYAELEKHFPPRDNELGKPIRKCHTSGMQTPNGKEYAQKIPREELTHLILKLLQAWKEPLSHFNQHIEHHQELPDDSLSKAKQISNMVHELKTGVEKVTEKMQSMGIISNSLNGMSSSEAAGLSINNEANMMSDSDFIHCFRRDSNKVQSYLKILKCRIMPENSC; encoded by the exons ATGACCGAGAGATCCCCCCCCAGGCCACGCACATCCCCGCCCGTGATGACCCCTCATGACCGAGAGATCCCCCCCAGGCCACGCACATCCCCACCCGGCATATATAGGGGACGCGGGGGCAAGGCCGGCGCCGGCCGATCCCAGCCGCTCCGTCACTCACCGGTCGGAGGCTCCGCGGCGCCATGGCCCGcgcccgggcggcggggccagCAGGTGAGggcggcgggcggagcggggcggagggaagaggagagggacGGGACGGCGAGGGCAACCCGCCCCGAGCCCCGCGCTCCTCGACCCGCCGGGCTCCCCGCAGGTGCCGCCGCGGCGCTGGCGCTGCTCTGGCTCCTGGTCTGCGCCCCGGGGGACGCCGGCTGCCGCCTCCTGACCGTGGCCGATCTCTTCGACCGCGTGATCCGGCACTCGGGGAGGATCCACAGCCTCTCCTCGGCGCTCTACGCCGAACTG GAAAAGCACTTTCCTCCCCGCGACAACGAGCTGGGGAAGCCCATTCGGAAGTGCCACACGTCGGGGATGCAGACCCCCAACGGCAAAGAATACGCCCAAAAAATCCCG AGAGAAGAACTGACTCACCTGATACTGAAACTTCTGCAAGCCTGGAAAGAACCACTTTCCCATTTTAACCAGCATATTGAGCACCATCAAGAGCTACCTGATGACAGCCTCAGCAAAGCTAAGCAAATCAGCAATATGGTACATGAGCTGAAGACTGGAGTTGAGAAAGTAACAGAAAAG ATGCAGTCAATGGGGATCATCAGTAACTCATTAAATGGAATGTCATCATCTGAAGCTGCTGGTTTATCAATTAATAATGAAGCAAACATGATGAGTGACTCTGACTTTATTCACTGCTTCAGAAGAGACTCCAATAAAGTACAAAGCTACTTAAAAATTCTTAAGTGTAGGATTATGCCAGAAAATAGTTGTTGA